The following coding sequences are from one Neurospora crassa OR74A linkage group I, whole genome shotgun sequence window:
- a CDS encoding phospholipid-translocating P-type ATPase domain-containing protein — translation MTPRPADEDEGGAEPTPITATQRSRWATRKLTVKSSGLKRLSLKNRNNHGNAVGIEKKRASGHSGKSDSTAGQSDTPPPTAGGHAGKDDADEQHSEPRTIFCGLPLADEFKDDEGHPTQQYPRNKIRTAKYTPLSFVPKNLWFQFHNIANIFFLFVVILVIFPIFGGVNPGLNAVPLIVIICVTAIKDAVEDYRRTVLDNVLNNAPVHKLHGIPNVNVEADNVSLWRRFKKANSRFFGALWHKTEGLWKKEDDNPILKNHTASHDEPDPRMSMESRTSRARRSLNVVRDEVEMTPVPSPLPHQPNEMDFPGEGSSRQVDNKYALQDIKGDLVNRNLPISGKARFAKDAWKGLVVGDFVRIYNDDEIPADIIILATSDPDGACYVETKNLDGETNLKVRSALRCGRGMKHARDCERAQFIIESEPPQPNLYKYNGAVRWLQELPNDEDGDPIPMSEPISIDNMLLRGCNLRNTEWALGVVVFTGHDTKIMMNAGVTPSKRARIARELNINVVYNFTILLIMCLIAAIANGVAWAKTDASSYWFEWGSIGGTSGLTGFITFWAAVIVFQNLVPISLYISLEIVRTLQAYFIYSDINMYYEPIDAPCIPKSWNISDDVGQIEYIFSDKTGTLTQNVMEFKKATINGQPYGEAFTEAQIGMSKRSGGGDIESEIARIKDEIEQAKARTLHGLREIHNNPYLHDEDLTFVAPDFVEDLAGKNGPEQQKANEHFMLALALCHTVVAEKQPGDSPKMIFKAQSPDEAALVATARDMGFTVLGMSDGGVNVNVMGKDMHYPVLNIIEFNSSRKRMSAIVRMPDGKIKLFCKGADSIIYARLKRGEQKELRRETAEHLEMFAVEGLRTLCIAEKELTEQEYYEWKKEHDVAATALENREEKLEEVADKIEQDLTLLGGTAIEDRLQDGVPDAIELLGNAGIKLWVLTGDKVETAINIGFSCNLLNNDMDLVRLQVSEDEAGVQQEAEYLRLAEEELDRGLAKFGMTGSDEELRQAKKDHEPPAPTHGLVVDGFTLRWVLSDTLKQKFLLLCKQCKSVLCCRVSPAQKAAVVSMVKNGLDVMTLSIGDGANDVAMIQEADVGVGIAGEEGRQAVMSSDYAIGQFRFLTRLVLVHGRWSYRRLAETISNFFYKNMVWTWAIFWFQIFCDFDISYIFDYTYILMFNLFFTSIPVILMGVLDQDVSDTVSLAVPQLYRRGIERLEWTQTKFWAYMADGIYQSVMSFFIPFIFCILTPAASGNGLDVQERTRLGCYIAHPAVLTINMYILMNTYRWDWVMLLVVFLSDIFIFFWTGIYTATSYSGQFYQAAPQVYAEFTFWMAFIITPTICLLPRLVTKCIQKQMFPYDVDIIRERISTGEYKAIEVPVVAPVEDEALKGTSSGSSESSSSRAKSKSSKHSKHTHYASVDEDRRPIYPPSVNTHHTRAQNGSDGTNYTRHSLDTNQIEDEPPMGGGRPSIDRARPSYDRLRRSMDRERIRQSLEQSNDFTSAARLSRIESTHSAQNLPTPGAQRRFNLTTVRKRGLSVFSKQSEDEVPHPGVEDEDKRDERRDSQQ, via the exons ATGACTCCCAGACCAgcagacgaagacgaagggGGCGCTGAACCGACACCAATAACTGCAACGCAACGATCACGATGGGCCACACGCAAACTCACCGTCAAGAGCAGTGGGCTGAAGCGCCTCTCATTGAAGAATAGGAACAACCATGGAAACGCTGTGGGcattgagaagaagagggcctCGGGGCACTCGGGGAAATCCGACTCGACGGCAGGGCAATCCGAcacgccgccgcccaccGCCGGTGGTCACGCAGGAAAGGATGATGCGGACGAACAACACTCAGAACCCAGGACCATCTTCTGTGGCCTGCCATTAGCCGATGAGTTCAAGGATGACGAAGGCCATCCAACGCAGCAGTATCCGCGAAACAAGATCCGAACAGCAAAATATACGCCGCTGTCCTTCGTCCCCAAAAACTTGTGGTTTCAATTCCACAACATTGCCAatatttttttccttttcgttGTTATTTTAGTT ATTTTCCCCATATTTGGTGGCGTCAACCCTGGACTTAACGCCGTCCCTCTAATTGTTATTATTTGCGTCACGGCTATCAAGGATGCAGTCGAAGACTACCGAAGAACCGTCTTGGATAATGTTCTTAACAATGCGCCCGTCCACAAATTGCATGGCATTCCGAATGTCAACGTCGAGGCGGACAATGTATCTCTATGGCGCAGGTTCAAAAAGGCAAACTCGCGCTTCTTTGGTGCTCTGTGGCACAAAACCGAAGGACtatggaagaaggaggacgacAACCCGATTCTCAAGAACCACACGGCCTCGCACGATGAACCGGACCCGCGTATGTCAATGGAGTCGAGAACCTCGCGTGCTAGACGGTCCCTGAATGTCGTACGAGACGAAGTTGAGATGACGCCAGTTCCCTCGCCACTTCCGCATCAGCCGAATGAAATGGACTTCCCCGGAGAAGGATCGAGTCGCCAGGTGGACAACAAATACGCTCTGCAAGATATCAAGGGAGACTTGGTCAACCGCAACCTTCCCATTTCTGGCAAGGCCAGATTCGCCAAGGACGCCTGGAAGGGTTTGGTTGTGGGAGATTTTGTTCGTATCTACAACGATGACGAAATTCCGGCGGATATCATTATTCTGGCAACTTCAGACCCGGACGGCGCCTGTTACGTTGAGACCAAGAACTTGGACGGTGAAACCAACCTAAAGGTTCGCTCTGCTCTCCGGTGCGGCCGTGGCATGAAGCATGCCCGTGATTGTGAACGTGCGCAGTTCATCATCGAAAGCGAGCCTCCTCAGCCCAACCTCTACAAGTACAACGGTGCGGTCAGGTGGCTCCAGGAACTTCCCAACGACGAGGATGGCGACCCAATTCCAATGTCGGAGCCCATTAGCATCGACAACATGCTTCTTCGTGGCTGTAATCTCAGGAACACCGAATGGGCTCTtggcgtcgtcgtcttcaccGGCCACGATACCAAGATCATGATGAACGCAGGAGTTACTCCCAGCAAGCGGGCTCGGATTGCCCGTGAGCTTAACATTAACGTCGTCTACAACTTTACCATTCTTCTGATCATGTGTCTTATCGCGGCTATCGCAAACGGTGTCGCTTGGGCAAAGACCGACGCTTCTTCTTACTGGTTCGAATGGGGCTCTATCGGCGGAACATCGGGTCTCACGGGATTTATCACCTTTTGGGCTGCGGTTATTGTCTTCCAGAACTTGGTGCCGATCTCGCTTTACATTTCGCTCGAAATCGTTCGGACGTTGCAGGCTTATTTCATCTATAGCGACATCAACATGTACTACGAGCCGATCGATGCGCCTTGCATCCCCAAGTCCTGGAATATCTCGGATGACGTTGGTCAGATTGAGTACATTTTCTCCGACAAGACTGGTACCCTGACGCAGAATGTGATGGAGTTCAAAAAGGCCACAATCAACGGACAGCCGTACGGAGAAGCCTTTACCGAAGCGCAGATTGGTATGAGCAAGCGaagtggcggcggcgacatTGAATCTGAGATCGCCAGGATCAAGGACGAGATTGAGCAGGCCAAGGCACGCACTCTCCATGGACTCCGTGAGATTCACAACAACCCCTATCTCCACGATGAAGACCTTACATTCGTTGCTCCCGACTTCGTTGAGGATTTGGCTGGTAAGAACGGTCCCGAGCAGCAAAAGGCCAACGAGCACTTCATGTTGGCCCTTGCTCTCTGTCACACTGTCGTTGCGGAGAAGCAGCCCGGTGATTCTCCCAAAATGATCTTCAAGGCGCAATCTCCGGACGAGGCCGCTCTGGTTGCTACCGCTCGTGACATGGGCTTCACCGTCCTCGGTATGTCTGATGGAGGCGTTAATGTCAACGTCATGGGCAAGGACATGCACTACCCCGTTCTCAACATTATCGAATTCAACTCCAGCAGAAAGAGAATGAGCGCGATCGTCAGAATGCCTGACGGCAAGATCAAGCTCTTTTGCAAGGGTGCCGACAGTATCATTTACGCCCGTTTGAAGCGTGGCGAGCAAAAGGAGCTGCGCAGGGAAACCGCTGAACACCTCGAAATGTTCGCCGTCGAAGGTCTTCGTACTCTCTGCATTGCGGAGAAGGAGCTGACAGAGCAGGAATACTACGaatggaagaaggagcacGACGTTGCTGCTACTGCTCTGGAGAACCGCGAGGAGAAGCTCGAGGAAGTTGCCGACAAAATCGAACAGGATCTCACTTTGCTCGGCGGTACTGCCATTGAGGATCGTCTCCAGGATGGCGTGCCCGATGCCATTGAGCTCCTCGGCAATGCCGGTATCAAGCTTTGGGTTCTTACCGGTGACAAGGTCGAGACGGCGATCAACATCGGTTTCTCTTGCAATCTCCTCAACAACGACATGGATCTTGTTCGCTTACAGGTTAGCGAGGACGAGGCTGGTGTCCAGCAGGAAGCTGAGTACCTTCGCCTTGCCGAAGAAGAACTCGACAGGGGTTTGGCCAAGTTTGGCATGACCGGCAGCGACGAGGAGCTCAggcaggccaagaaggacCACGAACCGCCCGCGCCTACTCACGGTCTTGTCGTTGATGGATTTACCCTTCGGTGGGTTCTCAGTGACACGCTCAAGCAGAAGTTCCTGTTGCTGTGCAAGCAGTGCAAGTCCGTGCTCTGCTGCCGTGTCAGTCCCGCTCAGAAGGCTGCTGTCGTCTCCATGGTCAAGAACGGCTTGGACGTCATGACGCTCTCTATCGGTGATGGTGCCAACGATGTTGCCATGATTCAGGAGGCGGATGTCGGTGTCGGTATTGCTGGTGAGGAAGGTCGCCAGGCTGTCATGTCTTCTGATTACGCCATCGGCCAGTTCAGATTCCTGACACGCTTGGTGCTCGTCCACGGTCGCTGGTCCTACCGTCGCTTGGCGGAGACGATTAGTAACTTCTTCTACAAGAACATGGTGTGGACATGGGCCATCTTCTGGTTCCAGATCTTTTGCGACTTCGACATCTCGTACATTTTCGACTATACCTACATTCTCATGTTCAACCTGTTCTTCACTTCTATTCCTGTCATCCTCATGGGTGTCTTGGATCAGGACGTGAGCGACACTGTGTCCCTGGCCGTTCCTCAACTTTACCGCCGCGGTATTGAACGGCTTGAGTGGACACAGACCAAGTTCTG GGCTTACATGGCTGATGGTATCTATCAATCTGTCATGAGCTTCTTCATCCCATTCATCTTCTGTATCCTCACCCCTGCTGCCTCTGGAAACGGTCTCGACGTCCAGGAAAGGACAAGACTGGGTTGCTACATTGCTCATCCTGCCGTGTTGACCATCAACATGTACATCCTCATGAACACTTATAGGTGGGATTGGGTGATGCTCCTGGTTGTCTTCCTTAGTgacatcttcatcttcttctggaCCGGCATCTACACGGCCACCAGCTACTCGGGCCAATTCTACCAGGCCGCTCCCCAGGTCTACGCCGAGTTCACCTTCTGGATGGCCTTCATCATCACGCCGACCATCTGCCTGCTGCCCCGCCTTGTCACCAAGTGCATCCAGAAGCAAATGTTCCCTTACGACGTCGACATTATCCGCGAGCGCATCTCCACCGGCGAATACAAGGCTATTGAAGTGCCCGTCGTCGCTCCCGTTGAGGACGAAGCCCTTAAGGGTACCTCGTCTGGCTCCTCGGAATCGTCCAGCAGCCGCGCCAAGTCCAAGTCGTCCAAGCACTCCAAGCACACGCACTACGCCAGTGTCGACGAGGATCGCCGGCCTATCTATCCGCCATCCGTCAACACGCACCACACGCGCGCTCAGAACGGCAGTGACGGGACCAACTACACGCGGCACTCGCTTGACACCAACCAGATCGAGGACGAGCCGCCAATGGGCGGTGGACGCCCGTCCATTGACCGCGCCAGGCCATCGTACGATCGCTTGCGTCGGTCGATGGATCGCGAGCGCATCAGGCAGAGTCTGGAGCAGTCGAATGACTTTACGTCAGCTGCCAGGCTTAGTCGGATTGAGTCGACACACTCGGCGCAAAATCTGCCTACGCCAGGGGCGCAAAGGAGGTTTAATCTGACGACAGTGCGTAAGAGGGGCTTGTCGGTGTTTAGCAAGCAGAGTGAGGATGAGGTACCACATCCCGGGGTAGAGGATGAAGACAAGAGGGACGAAAGGCGGGATAGTCAACAATGA